In a single window of the Chloroherpetonaceae bacterium genome:
- the gatC gene encoding Asp-tRNA(Asn)/Glu-tRNA(Gln) amidotransferase subunit GatC yields the protein MAVTPSDVRHIAKLARLSLSETEEISMTDELNSILKYVEKLDELDTTNVEPLITIGDRVNVLRDDIPQPSLPTSEALKNAPDSQDRFFKVPKVISGQGS from the coding sequence ATGGCTGTAACACCATCCGATGTACGACATATTGCCAAATTGGCACGGCTCTCCCTGAGTGAAACCGAAGAAATTTCGATGACAGACGAACTCAATTCCATTCTCAAGTATGTTGAAAAGCTTGATGAGCTTGATACGACCAATGTTGAACCCCTCATCACGATTGGCGATCGGGTTAATGTTTTAAGAGATGATATTCCACAGCCTTCACTTCCCACTTCAGAGGCTTTGAAGAATGCGCCGGATTCACAAGATCGCTTTTTCAAAGTGCCAAAAGTGATTAGCGGACAAGGGTCTTAA